The following proteins are encoded in a genomic region of Xanthomonas cassavae CFBP 4642:
- a CDS encoding N-acetylmuramoyl-L-alanine amidase: MTPGIRQVCLSVLTASLSLAVFAAWAGEIKGVGVTTGATGTRAEIQLAGSGGFKTLSLVNPNRLVVDFPDSAAARGLTLPAATGLVTSVRTGQPVPGTFRVVFELASPVTALKPQMQTLGSASTLVIEWPGDPTPAAATAVAATGTASAPPPRPLNAQAEAARATAALAASAQRALSAPPPAPTPVPPPAATRVAVAVPASAMPTVTPAAVPTTVATGVPTPRPGTAAAVASAAGPARGTGTGGQTGGATAAAILNGASAPTGAAAAGVSTPGAAVASADDDAPPRPVLPSEASRVKMAPGMRPLIVAIDPGHGGQDPGAMGPTGKREKDVTLAVGRELARQINATPGMKAYLTRDTDVFIPLPMRAQKARAAKADIFISIHADAAENRSATGSSVYVLSTKGASSQRARWLADKENAADLVGGVRLQQTESTLANVLLDLAQSGHMKASEDAASHVLGGLKRIGNNHKPQLERANFAVLRTSDMPAMLVETAFISNPDEERRLIDPAYQRKIAAAVLDGIDTFFTRQPPPGTLFAARAQAEAEAAVGTVAGGSR, encoded by the coding sequence ATGACACCGGGGATCCGCCAAGTTTGTCTTTCCGTCCTGACCGCCAGCCTCAGCCTGGCGGTTTTTGCTGCCTGGGCCGGCGAAATCAAGGGCGTTGGCGTGACCACCGGCGCCACCGGCACGCGGGCCGAGATCCAGCTCGCCGGTAGCGGTGGCTTCAAGACCTTGTCGCTGGTCAACCCGAACCGCCTGGTGGTGGACTTCCCGGATTCGGCGGCAGCGCGTGGTCTCACACTACCGGCCGCCACTGGCCTGGTGACGTCGGTGCGCACGGGTCAGCCGGTGCCGGGCACGTTCCGCGTGGTGTTCGAACTTGCGAGCCCGGTCACCGCGTTGAAGCCGCAGATGCAGACCCTGGGCAGCGCTTCGACGCTGGTGATCGAGTGGCCGGGCGATCCGACTCCGGCAGCCGCAACTGCGGTTGCTGCGACCGGCACTGCGAGCGCGCCGCCGCCACGCCCGCTCAACGCACAGGCCGAAGCCGCGCGCGCCACCGCGGCACTGGCGGCGTCGGCGCAACGCGCGCTCTCCGCGCCGCCGCCAGCGCCCACACCTGTTCCACCGCCTGCTGCTACTCGGGTTGCTGTTGCCGTTCCTGCATCGGCCATGCCGACCGTCACTCCGGCTGCGGTGCCCACCACGGTTGCTACCGGTGTGCCGACGCCGCGTCCAGGCACTGCTGCTGCGGTGGCATCTGCCGCCGGCCCTGCGCGTGGCACAGGCACCGGCGGTCAGACGGGCGGCGCGACTGCCGCCGCCATTCTCAATGGCGCAAGCGCACCGACGGGAGCTGCGGCCGCGGGCGTGTCCACGCCGGGCGCAGCCGTTGCCAGTGCGGATGACGATGCGCCCCCGCGTCCGGTCCTGCCCAGCGAAGCGTCGCGGGTCAAGATGGCGCCTGGCATGCGGCCGTTGATCGTCGCCATCGATCCCGGTCACGGCGGCCAGGATCCGGGCGCAATGGGCCCCACCGGCAAGCGCGAAAAGGACGTCACCCTGGCCGTGGGCCGTGAGCTGGCGCGCCAGATCAACGCCACGCCCGGCATGAAGGCCTATCTGACGCGCGATACCGACGTGTTCATTCCGTTGCCGATGCGCGCGCAAAAGGCGCGCGCCGCCAAGGCCGACATCTTTATCTCGATCCATGCCGACGCTGCGGAAAACCGCAGCGCCACCGGCTCGTCCGTATATGTGCTTTCGACCAAGGGCGCCTCTTCGCAACGCGCGCGCTGGCTGGCCGACAAGGAAAATGCCGCCGATCTGGTCGGCGGCGTGCGCCTGCAGCAGACCGAAAGCACCCTGGCCAACGTGTTGCTGGATCTTGCGCAAAGCGGCCACATGAAGGCTTCCGAAGACGCGGCCAGCCATGTGCTGGGTGGCCTCAAGCGCATCGGCAATAACCACAAGCCGCAACTGGAGCGCGCCAACTTCGCGGTGCTGCGCACCTCGGACATGCCGGCCATGCTGGTGGAAACGGCCTTCATTTCCAATCCGGACGAAGAGCGTCGCCTGATCGACCCGGCCTACCAGCGCAAGATCGCCGCAGCAGTGCTGGACGGCATCGATACCTTCTTCACCCGCCAGCCGCCACCGGGCACCTTGTTTGCAGCACGCGCGCAGGCCGAGGCCGAGGCCGCCGTGGGCACCGTGGCCGGCGGCAGCCGCTGA
- a CDS encoding bifunctional ADP-dependent NAD(P)H-hydrate dehydratase/NAD(P)H-hydrate epimerase — translation MYAPPALYDTAAARTLDARATTLLGGDGYTLMQRAGQAAWQWLLERWPQARRIVVVCGTGNNGGDGYVLARLAQRAGRQVRVVHLPGHGPGSVLAQRACTDYLAVGGAIELFPYPLAQADVIVDALFGIGLNRAPDAPTAALIEAINAAGRPVLALDVPSGIDADHGVAFGTAVRAEATLQFIVPHVGLHTGDALEYSGERGIAALDVPPSAFDGLAPAAHGWESDALAAQLRPRRRNTHKGESGRVLCIGGNLGSGGAILLTAEAALRSGAGLGQVATRAEHVAPLLARCPEAMARAVQAGDEIAALAEAADVIALGPGLGQDAWAQALWQAALATDTALVIDADALNLLAGNPLPARGPRVLTPHPGEAGRLLGVSTADIQHDRLAASAALAQRYDAVVVLKGAGSVVAAPHAVPRIIDAGNPGMAVGGMGDLLTGVIAALLGQGWSPLDAASLGALLHGCAGDAAACEGERGLLPTDLLPPLRRLANSGTRP, via the coding sequence ATGTACGCACCGCCTGCTCTTTACGATACCGCTGCCGCGCGCACGCTCGATGCGCGGGCCACCACGCTGCTCGGTGGCGATGGCTACACGCTGATGCAACGCGCCGGCCAGGCCGCCTGGCAGTGGCTGCTGGAACGCTGGCCGCAGGCGCGCCGCATCGTGGTGGTATGCGGCACCGGCAACAACGGTGGCGATGGCTATGTGCTGGCGCGGCTGGCGCAGCGGGCCGGACGCCAGGTGCGGGTGGTGCATCTACCCGGACACGGGCCTGGCTCGGTCCTGGCACAGCGCGCCTGTACCGACTATCTGGCGGTGGGCGGCGCCATCGAACTGTTTCCGTATCCACTGGCGCAGGCCGATGTGATCGTCGATGCGCTGTTCGGGATCGGCCTGAACCGCGCGCCGGATGCGCCGACCGCCGCGCTGATCGAGGCCATCAATGCGGCCGGTCGACCGGTCCTGGCGCTGGATGTGCCCAGCGGCATCGATGCCGATCACGGCGTGGCCTTCGGAACCGCCGTGCGTGCGGAGGCCACCCTGCAATTCATCGTGCCGCACGTCGGCCTGCATACCGGCGATGCGCTGGAGTATTCCGGCGAGCGCGGCATCGCAGCGCTGGACGTGCCGCCCTCCGCATTCGACGGGCTGGCGCCTGCCGCGCACGGCTGGGAGAGCGATGCACTGGCTGCGCAGTTGCGCCCACGGCGGCGCAATACCCACAAGGGCGAGTCCGGGCGTGTGCTGTGCATTGGCGGCAATCTCGGCAGCGGCGGCGCCATCCTGCTGACCGCCGAGGCGGCGCTGCGCAGCGGTGCCGGATTGGGGCAGGTGGCCACGCGCGCCGAGCATGTCGCGCCGCTGCTGGCGCGCTGCCCCGAGGCGATGGCACGCGCGGTGCAGGCCGGCGACGAAATCGCCGCCCTCGCCGAGGCCGCCGATGTGATCGCGCTGGGGCCCGGGCTGGGCCAGGACGCCTGGGCGCAGGCGTTGTGGCAGGCCGCGCTGGCGACCGACACAGCGCTGGTCATCGATGCCGATGCGCTGAACCTGCTGGCCGGCAATCCGCTGCCTGCGCGTGGCCCGCGCGTGCTCACCCCGCATCCTGGCGAGGCCGGACGCCTGCTCGGGGTGTCGACCGCAGACATCCAGCACGACCGCCTGGCGGCCTCCGCCGCGCTGGCGCAGCGCTACGACGCGGTGGTGGTGCTCAAAGGCGCCGGCAGCGTGGTCGCCGCGCCGCACGCAGTGCCGCGCATCATCGACGCCGGCAACCCCGGCATGGCGGTCGGCGGCATGGGCGATCTGCTGACCGGTGTGATCGCCGCCCTGCTGGGGCAGGGGTGGTCGCCGCTCGATGCGGCCAGCCTGGGCGCCTTGCTGCATGGCTGCGCCGGCGATGCGGCCGCCTGCGAGGGCGAGCGCGGGCTGCTGCCGACCGACCTGCTGCCGCCGCTGCGCCGCCTTGCCAACTCCGGAACCCGTCCATGA
- a CDS encoding TraB/GumN family protein: protein MTMRGRARFAGWWGGALLVLALWSGAVASSWARGTADAPAGPPVPLLWKVDGKGGTLYLLGSFHVLKPSDYPLSPDVMQAFAKADRLLFELPPADAQSPELAARMLQVARRTDGRTLQDALDARTWQALSAYARKHGMSLEALQSLKPWFVALSISLAEMALQGMDPNAGLDHYLMQQAQSRGRPADGLERAEEQLTLLDGMTPTEQHQLLEEALDEADTTDQLRQLHAAWRNGDVQTLTTQMGEDMRRQYPALYQDINVERNARWVPRLETQLGKGSGTTLVVVGALHLLGNDGVVERLRGRGYHVERICSVCAAQAGR, encoded by the coding sequence ATGACCATGCGTGGACGTGCGCGGTTCGCTGGCTGGTGGGGCGGGGCACTGTTGGTGCTGGCGCTATGGAGCGGGGCGGTTGCCTCGAGCTGGGCGCGCGGTACTGCCGATGCGCCTGCCGGCCCGCCGGTACCATTGCTGTGGAAGGTCGACGGCAAGGGCGGCACGCTCTACTTGCTGGGCTCGTTCCATGTGCTCAAGCCCAGCGACTACCCGCTGTCGCCGGACGTGATGCAGGCATTCGCCAAGGCCGACCGCCTGTTGTTCGAGCTGCCGCCGGCCGATGCGCAATCGCCGGAGCTGGCCGCGCGCATGCTGCAGGTGGCACGGCGCACCGACGGGCGCACCCTGCAGGACGCGCTGGATGCCAGGACCTGGCAGGCACTCAGTGCCTATGCGCGCAAGCACGGCATGTCGCTCGAGGCGCTGCAGTCGCTCAAGCCGTGGTTCGTGGCGCTGTCGATCAGCCTGGCCGAGATGGCGCTCCAGGGCATGGACCCGAACGCGGGCCTGGACCATTACCTGATGCAGCAGGCGCAGTCCCGCGGCAGGCCGGCCGACGGGCTGGAACGCGCCGAGGAACAGCTCACCCTGCTCGACGGCATGACCCCCACCGAGCAGCACCAGTTGCTCGAAGAAGCGCTGGACGAAGCCGATACCACCGACCAGCTGCGCCAGCTGCATGCAGCCTGGCGCAACGGCGACGTGCAGACGCTGACCACGCAGATGGGCGAGGACATGCGCAGACAGTATCCGGCGCTGTATCAGGACATCAACGTCGAGCGCAACGCGCGTTGGGTACCGCGATTGGAAACGCAATTGGGCAAGGGCAGCGGAACCACGCTGGTGGTGGTCGGTGCCTTGCACCTGCTGGGCAACGATGGCGTGGTGGAGCGCTTGCGCGGCCGCGGCTACCACGTGGAGCGGATCTGCTCGGTCTGCGCTGCGCAGGCCGGCCGCTGA
- a CDS encoding beta-ketoacyl-ACP reductase, producing MTSRVALVTGGTGGIGTAICKRLADQGHRVASNFRNEEKARDWQQRMQAQGYEVALFRGDVASSEHARALVEDVEAALGPIEVLVNNAGITRDTTFHRMTAEQWHDVINTNLNSVFNVTRPVIEGMRKRGWGRVIQISSINGLKGQYGQANYAAAKAGMHGFTISLARENAAFGVTVNTVSPGYVATDMVMAVPEEVRAKIVADIPTGRLGRPEEIAYAVAFLVAEEAAWITGANMDINGGHHMGW from the coding sequence ATGACATCTCGCGTCGCATTGGTCACCGGCGGCACCGGCGGTATCGGTACCGCCATCTGCAAGCGCCTGGCCGACCAGGGCCATCGGGTCGCCAGCAATTTTCGCAACGAGGAAAAGGCCCGCGACTGGCAACAACGCATGCAGGCGCAGGGCTACGAGGTGGCCTTGTTCCGTGGCGATGTGGCCTCGTCCGAACATGCGCGCGCCTTGGTGGAAGATGTCGAAGCGGCGCTGGGGCCGATCGAGGTCTTGGTCAACAACGCCGGCATCACCCGCGACACCACCTTCCACCGCATGACCGCCGAACAGTGGCACGACGTCATCAACACCAACCTCAACTCGGTGTTCAACGTCACCCGCCCGGTGATCGAGGGCATGCGCAAGCGCGGTTGGGGCCGGGTGATCCAGATCAGCTCCATCAACGGGCTCAAGGGCCAGTACGGCCAGGCCAATTACGCCGCGGCCAAGGCCGGCATGCACGGCTTCACCATTTCGCTGGCGCGCGAGAACGCCGCCTTCGGCGTCACCGTCAACACGGTCTCGCCCGGTTACGTGGCCACCGACATGGTCATGGCGGTGCCGGAGGAAGTGCGCGCCAAGATCGTGGCCGACATCCCCACCGGCCGCCTGGGCCGCCCGGAAGAGATCGCCTACGCGGTGGCGTTCCTGGTGGCGGAAGAGGCCGCCTGGATCACCGGCGCCAACATGGACATCAACGGCGGCCACCACATGGGCTGGTGA
- the gluQRS gene encoding tRNA glutamyl-Q(34) synthetase GluQRS: MPSPSYRGRFAPSPTGPLHFGSLLAAFGSWLLARHADGQWCVRIEDIDPPRAEAGASERQLRTLAAFGLVSDLPVIRQSDRDVHYTTALTTLMEAGLAFECSCSRADLADMGGIHHACVAPLGARRAVRLRVPPQPPVGFDDALQGHVVQDVHADVGDVVLRRADAYWAYQLAVVVDDAAQAITDVVRGADLLDSTPRQLVLQRALGLPQPRYLHLPLILDAEGRKLSKSHAAPALDDADPLPALRAAWQALGQPPAALPRHGGVDTLLQHAVQHFSPELLRATPTPGLAMRASPPLRD, from the coding sequence ATGCCCTCACCTTCCTACCGCGGCCGCTTCGCGCCCTCCCCGACCGGACCGCTGCACTTCGGCTCGCTGCTGGCCGCCTTCGGCAGCTGGCTGCTCGCCCGCCATGCCGACGGGCAGTGGTGCGTGCGCATCGAAGACATCGATCCACCACGCGCCGAAGCCGGTGCGTCCGAGCGCCAACTGCGCACCCTGGCTGCCTTTGGCCTGGTGTCGGACCTGCCGGTGATCCGGCAATCCGATCGCGACGTGCATTACACCACCGCACTCACCACCCTGATGGAGGCCGGGCTGGCGTTCGAATGCAGCTGCAGCCGTGCCGATCTGGCGGACATGGGCGGTATCCACCATGCCTGTGTCGCGCCCCTGGGCGCACGCCGCGCGGTACGCCTGCGGGTGCCGCCGCAGCCGCCGGTCGGCTTCGACGATGCGTTGCAGGGTCACGTGGTGCAGGACGTCCATGCGGACGTGGGCGATGTGGTGCTGCGTCGTGCGGACGCCTACTGGGCCTACCAGCTTGCCGTGGTCGTGGACGATGCGGCGCAGGCCATCACCGACGTGGTGCGCGGCGCCGACCTGCTCGATTCCACCCCGCGCCAGCTGGTGCTGCAGCGCGCACTGGGCCTGCCGCAGCCGCGCTACCTGCACCTGCCGCTGATCCTGGACGCCGAGGGCCGCAAGCTGTCCAAGTCGCATGCCGCCCCGGCGTTGGACGATGCCGACCCGCTGCCGGCGCTACGCGCCGCCTGGCAGGCACTGGGCCAGCCGCCTGCTGCACTGCCGCGCCACGGCGGCGTGGACACGCTGCTGCAGCATGCCGTGCAGCATTTTTCGCCGGAGTTGCTGCGGGCAACGCCCACGCCCGGCCTGGCCATGCGCGCATCGCCCCCGCTGCGTGACTAG
- a CDS encoding DUF1684 domain-containing protein yields the protein MAVHRGRRWWMVMLVVATLAGCGRDAPPAAAPVVLDKAFLADTAAWRESRLEELRAPDGWTSLVGLHWLTLKAHYIGRSADSGIRLAVGPPKMGMVSTEGSTVWFVPERGAALTVDGKPLTGRIRFQSDRDLQPTLIRFDDGKGVLSLIHRGDRYALRVKHADAPSRTAFTGLDHWPVDPSWRITARYVPNDVGKTLPIVDIVGITSAQANAGAIEFERDGKTYRLETIGEPGRPGLVVFADRTSGHGSYPAGRFLDLEVPDVSGHVVVDFNRAYNPPCAFTPFATCPLPPPENRIDLAVAAGEKTYKVPH from the coding sequence ATGGCAGTGCACAGGGGGAGACGCTGGTGGATGGTCATGCTGGTGGTGGCAACGCTGGCCGGTTGCGGCCGCGATGCGCCGCCGGCGGCTGCGCCGGTGGTGCTGGACAAGGCCTTTCTGGCCGACACCGCAGCCTGGCGCGAAAGCCGCCTGGAAGAGTTGCGTGCACCCGATGGCTGGACCAGCCTGGTCGGCCTGCACTGGCTGACGCTGAAGGCGCATTACATCGGCCGCAGTGCCGACAGCGGCATCAGGCTCGCGGTCGGGCCGCCGAAGATGGGCATGGTGTCGACCGAGGGCTCGACGGTGTGGTTCGTGCCCGAGCGCGGCGCCGCGCTCACCGTCGATGGCAAGCCGCTGACCGGCAGGATCCGCTTCCAGTCCGATCGCGATTTGCAGCCCACCCTGATCCGGTTCGACGACGGCAAGGGCGTGCTCAGCCTGATCCATCGCGGCGACCGTTACGCGCTGCGGGTCAAGCATGCCGATGCGCCATCGCGCACCGCATTCACCGGATTGGATCATTGGCCGGTGGATCCGTCCTGGCGCATTACCGCGCGTTACGTGCCCAACGATGTCGGCAAGACCCTGCCGATCGTGGACATCGTCGGCATCACCAGCGCGCAGGCCAATGCCGGCGCGATCGAGTTCGAACGCGATGGCAAGACCTATCGCCTGGAAACGATCGGCGAACCTGGCCGCCCGGGCTTGGTGGTGTTCGCCGATCGCACCAGCGGGCACGGCAGCTATCCGGCCGGGCGCTTCCTGGACCTGGAGGTGCCCGACGTCTCCGGGCACGTGGTGGTGGATTTCAATCGCGCCTACAACCCGCCATGCGCGTTCACGCCATTTGCCACCTGCCCATTGCCGCCCCCGGAAAACCGCATCGACCTGGCGGTCGCGGCGGGCGAGAAGACCTACAAGGTGCCGCACTGA
- the tsaE gene encoding tRNA (adenosine(37)-N6)-threonylcarbamoyltransferase complex ATPase subunit type 1 TsaE, with protein MTQLDAHLIDADATETLGRALAAVRPATAVVQLQGDLGAGKSTLARALLRALGVTGPIRSPTYTLIERYRLATGDEAWHLDLYRIGNAGELDFLGLDEGSASLWLIEWPERGAGALPPVDLDVELAVDGDGRRVHLLGRSTTGRDWLRALVDQVELQPLFAGEQEE; from the coding sequence ATGACCCAGCTCGACGCCCATCTGATCGATGCCGACGCCACCGAAACCCTGGGCCGTGCACTGGCGGCGGTGCGGCCCGCCACTGCGGTGGTACAGCTGCAGGGCGATCTGGGCGCCGGCAAATCCACCCTGGCGCGCGCCCTGCTGCGCGCACTCGGCGTCACCGGCCCGATCCGCAGCCCCACCTACACGCTGATCGAGCGCTATCGGCTGGCGACCGGCGACGAAGCCTGGCATCTGGATCTGTACCGCATCGGCAACGCGGGCGAACTGGATTTCCTCGGCCTGGACGAGGGCAGTGCCAGCCTGTGGTTGATCGAATGGCCCGAGCGCGGTGCAGGCGCGCTGCCACCGGTGGATCTGGATGTGGAACTGGCGGTAGACGGCGACGGCCGCCGTGTGCACCTGCTCGGTCGCAGCACAACCGGGCGCGACTGGCTGCGGGCGTTGGTCGATCAGGTCGAGTTGCAGCCCCTTTTTGCCGGCGAACAGGAAGAATGA
- the mutL gene encoding DNA mismatch repair endonuclease MutL produces the protein MAIRQLPEILINQIAAGEVVERPASVVKELVENALDAGASRVDIDLEEGGVRLIRIRDNGGGITADELPLAVSRHATSKIASLDDLETVATLGFRGEALPSIASVSRFTLISRRHDADHGSVLQIEGGRLGEVTPHAHAPGTTVEVRELFFNVPARRKFLRAERTELGHIEEWLRSLALARPDVELRISHNGKPSRRYKPGDLYSDARLGETLGEDFARQALRVDHSGAGLRLHGWVAQPHYSRASTDQQYLYVNGRSVRDRSVAHAVKMAYGDVLFHGRQPAYVLFLELDPARVDVNVHPAKHEVRFREARLIHDFVYRTLQDALAQTRAGAMPGSIGSDAAGDTLAAPGAPGNFGGGGASYGPAAGSGGGSTGYASWRPSQTPLGLRVDEARAAYSALYAPPDSAAQASSVVPVVSGTGLPPTAADSGVPPLGYAVAQLHGIYILAENAEGLIVVDMHAAHERIGYERLKNAHDSIGLHAQPLLVPMTLAVGERESDTAEREADTLASLGFDITRAGPQSLHVRSIPALLANAEPEALLRDVLGDLREHGQSRRIASARDELLSTMACHGAVRANRRLTVPEMNALLRDMEATERSGQCNHGRPTWARFTLGEIDRWFLRGR, from the coding sequence ATGGCGATCCGTCAGCTGCCCGAGATCCTGATCAACCAGATCGCTGCCGGCGAGGTCGTCGAGCGGCCTGCCTCGGTGGTCAAGGAACTGGTCGAGAACGCGCTCGATGCCGGCGCCAGCCGCGTGGACATCGATCTGGAAGAGGGCGGCGTACGGCTGATCCGCATCCGCGACAATGGCGGCGGCATCACCGCGGACGAGCTGCCGCTGGCGGTGTCGCGGCATGCCACCAGCAAGATCGCCTCGCTGGATGATCTGGAAACCGTCGCCACGCTGGGATTCCGCGGCGAAGCGCTGCCGTCGATCGCCTCGGTCAGCCGTTTCACCCTGATCTCGCGCCGTCACGATGCCGACCATGGCTCGGTGCTGCAGATCGAAGGCGGGCGCCTGGGCGAGGTGACACCGCATGCGCACGCGCCCGGCACCACGGTGGAAGTACGCGAGCTGTTCTTCAACGTGCCGGCGCGACGCAAGTTCCTGCGCGCCGAACGCACCGAGCTCGGGCACATCGAAGAATGGCTGCGCTCGTTGGCGCTGGCGCGGCCGGACGTGGAATTGCGCATCTCGCACAACGGCAAGCCTTCGCGCCGGTACAAACCGGGCGATCTGTATTCGGATGCGCGCCTGGGCGAAACGCTGGGCGAGGATTTCGCGCGCCAGGCCTTGCGGGTGGATCACAGCGGCGCCGGCCTGCGCCTGCACGGCTGGGTGGCGCAGCCGCATTACTCGCGTGCCAGCACCGACCAGCAGTATCTCTACGTCAACGGCCGCTCGGTGCGCGACCGTAGCGTGGCGCATGCGGTCAAGATGGCCTATGGCGATGTGCTGTTCCATGGGCGCCAGCCGGCCTACGTCTTGTTCCTGGAACTGGATCCGGCGCGGGTGGACGTCAATGTGCATCCGGCCAAGCACGAGGTGCGCTTCCGCGAGGCGCGGCTGATCCACGATTTCGTCTATCGCACCCTGCAGGACGCGCTGGCACAGACCCGCGCCGGTGCCATGCCCGGCAGCATCGGCAGCGATGCCGCGGGTGACACCCTGGCTGCGCCGGGTGCGCCTGGTAACTTCGGTGGTGGTGGTGCCAGTTATGGGCCTGCTGCGGGGAGTGGCGGTGGCTCGACAGGCTATGCCAGCTGGCGCCCGTCGCAGACGCCGCTCGGCCTGCGCGTGGACGAGGCTCGCGCGGCCTACAGCGCGCTGTACGCACCGCCCGACAGCGCCGCACAGGCGTCGAGCGTCGTGCCGGTGGTCTCCGGCACCGGTCTGCCGCCCACCGCTGCAGACAGTGGTGTGCCGCCGCTCGGCTATGCCGTGGCGCAGCTGCACGGCATCTATATCCTGGCCGAGAACGCCGAAGGCCTGATCGTGGTGGACATGCACGCCGCGCACGAACGCATCGGCTACGAACGCCTGAAGAACGCCCACGACAGTATCGGCCTGCATGCGCAGCCGCTGCTGGTGCCGATGACGCTGGCCGTGGGCGAGCGCGAATCCGATACCGCCGAGCGCGAAGCCGACACCCTGGCCAGCCTGGGCTTCGACATCACCCGTGCCGGCCCGCAATCGTTGCACGTGCGCAGCATTCCCGCGCTGCTGGCCAATGCCGAGCCGGAGGCCTTGCTGCGCGACGTGCTGGGCGATCTGCGCGAGCATGGCCAGAGCCGCCGCATCGCCAGTGCCCGCGACGAGCTGCTGTCGACCATGGCCTGCCACGGCGCGGTGCGTGCGAACCGCCGCCTCACCGTGCCGGAAATGAATGCCTTGCTGCGCGACATGGAAGCCACCGAGCGCTCGGGCCAATGCAACCATGGCCGTCCCACCTGGGCTCGGTTTACGCTGGGCGAAATCGATCGTTGGTTTCTCAGGGGGCGGTAA
- the phaR gene encoding polyhydroxyalkanoate synthesis repressor PhaR, whose translation MAGLRIIKKYPNRRLYDTEISSYITIEDVRQLIIDGEEFEVRDAKSGEDLSRAVLLQIIADQEQDGEPMLSTQLLSQIIRFYGDSLQGFMGNYLERSMQVFLDQQQQFRQQMGNLLGQTPWAMMNQLTERNLELWQEFQRNFGAGFGRPGGPGTPPTPPGAGSMGSGPMGTGTHGASGNHSGTAGKARNRG comes from the coding sequence ATGGCCGGACTTCGCATCATCAAGAAGTATCCCAATCGCCGTCTCTACGACACCGAGATTTCCAGTTACATCACGATCGAAGACGTACGCCAGCTGATCATCGATGGCGAAGAGTTCGAAGTCCGCGACGCCAAGAGTGGCGAAGATTTGAGCCGCGCGGTCCTGTTGCAGATCATCGCCGACCAGGAACAGGACGGCGAACCGATGCTGTCCACCCAGCTGCTCAGCCAGATCATCCGCTTCTACGGGGATTCGCTGCAGGGCTTTATGGGCAATTACCTGGAGCGCAGCATGCAGGTGTTCCTGGACCAGCAACAGCAGTTCCGCCAACAGATGGGCAACCTGCTCGGGCAGACTCCGTGGGCGATGATGAACCAGCTGACCGAGCGCAACCTGGAGCTGTGGCAGGAATTCCAGCGCAACTTCGGCGCCGGTTTCGGCCGTCCGGGCGGCCCCGGCACGCCGCCGACTCCGCCCGGCGCCGGCAGCATGGGCAGCGGTCCGATGGGCACCGGCACGCATGGCGCATCGGGCAACCACTCCGGCACCGCCGGCAAGGCCCGCAACCGCGGGTGA